The proteins below come from a single candidate division KSB1 bacterium genomic window:
- a CDS encoding DUF4249 family protein: MKKFVWLGMIAIAVNFMGCEESSPLLPETDKVVVQAYLYTNEAVTDIHLSTTYAITSEDTAGVPINNAMVSLEKAGQLYQLVSTPGGEGYYHYPGNDLNVNIGDNFKIIVDYDNEIITGETIIPDAPLNVNISTENYVISTDFFASRFDTSTVRVRWDLENEDTYYFVIIENTETNLVFINERFGDLFNRFRSFRSRPIQDNEYVIRRFDLTYKGNYEVRVYKVNQEYADLYVFGLQDSRNLNEPKTNIKNGLGVFAGFTSTAVHFNVTTN; the protein is encoded by the coding sequence ATGAAAAAATTCGTTTGGTTAGGAATGATTGCTATTGCGGTTAACTTCATGGGATGTGAAGAAAGTTCTCCGCTTTTGCCTGAAACGGATAAGGTAGTTGTTCAAGCTTATCTGTATACAAATGAAGCCGTCACGGATATTCATTTGTCGACTACCTATGCCATCACCTCGGAAGATACCGCTGGTGTCCCAATTAATAATGCCATGGTATCACTGGAAAAAGCCGGCCAACTCTACCAGCTTGTATCGACACCCGGAGGTGAAGGTTACTACCATTACCCGGGAAATGATTTGAATGTAAATATCGGTGACAATTTTAAGATTATCGTTGATTATGATAACGAAATTATCACTGGTGAAACGATTATTCCGGATGCGCCCTTAAACGTTAATATCTCAACGGAAAATTATGTGATTTCTACGGATTTCTTTGCCTCACGTTTTGATACTTCTACTGTTCGGGTAAGGTGGGATCTGGAAAATGAAGACACCTACTACTTTGTCATTATTGAAAATACCGAAACCAATTTAGTGTTTATCAATGAACGATTTGGTGACCTCTTCAATCGATTTAGAAGTTTTCGCTCGCGACCGATCCAGGACAACGAATATGTAATCCGGCGTTTTGACTTAACCTACAAGGGTAATTATGAAGTGCGTGTTTATAAGGTCAACCAGGAATATGCTGATTTATACGTTTTTGGTTTGCAAGATTCCCGTAATTTGAACGAGCCCAAAACAAATATTAAAAATGGTCTCGGCGTTTTTGCCGGATTTACCAGCACTGCGGTTCATTTTAATGTTACAACGAATTGA
- a CDS encoding TonB-dependent receptor, producing the protein MGKLKFTVFLILPFMIVTSIATAQKIEKVNIKGYVRDTKSGETLPYANITVKGRKYGTASNVNGYFVLVNMPVGPCTLLVHYIGYEAFELPLEAKKGMESLTIKMKQKIISGDEVIITAENLQTMEVSKTVSQLRISPREIAKLPAIAEVDIFRSLQLLPGISAVNDGNAGLYIRGGTPDQNLVLYDGMTIYNVDHFFGFISAFNAEAVKDVRVFKGGFPAKFGGRTSSVVELTGKSGSYDNFQAVGNASLLSGSGLLQFPIGGKGAWLISFRRSYTDFINSGIYDSIYNAVSGKNNGDDSEENTQTQQPLGPGGGRRGGPRQAPQQETFVPDFYYYDLNSKLTYSLTKNDILSFSLYNGRDNLDESQDLGQLNFRRPTAAGSDSSASASISDITQWGNTGFSGKWAKVWSDRLYSNFLVAYSSYKSESASGFSTTNANQNTIRRAFSSREENEVTDFTLRLENEYQLTSAHKFEFGFSRTKSDVFLNFTVNDTVNILDRDDEAAQTSFYFQDQWNVLKPLAITIGVRSTNYEPTKTTYWEPRASFSLNLNRNIALKGAWGQYHQFVNRIVNENVLEGNRDFWLLADEQLDPGYAEHRILGISYENPDYLFDVEAYHKDLDGVAEFSQRFRRGPNMDPEDLFFLGTGISQGIEFLAQKKSGRLSGWLSYTLAKVEYTLDVFNDGEPYPADQDRKHELKLVGNYGMGKWNLAATWVYASGAPFTSPEAQYSIALIDGNTRSYINVSDKNANRLPEYHRFDLSVTRKFSSETMNFNLGLSIFNLYNRGNVWYREYVLDTSPVIVRNVTTLGFTPTLTFRVAMK; encoded by the coding sequence ATGGGAAAATTAAAGTTTACTGTTTTTTTGATCTTGCCTTTCATGATCGTAACGAGTATTGCCACAGCACAGAAAATAGAGAAAGTGAATATAAAAGGTTATGTCAGGGACACCAAATCCGGTGAAACATTGCCTTACGCCAATATCACAGTCAAAGGCAGAAAATATGGCACCGCATCGAATGTGAATGGTTATTTCGTCCTGGTTAATATGCCGGTTGGACCTTGTACCTTGCTTGTTCACTACATCGGTTATGAAGCTTTTGAGCTGCCCCTGGAAGCCAAAAAAGGGATGGAATCGTTAACCATCAAAATGAAGCAAAAAATCATATCGGGGGATGAAGTTATTATTACTGCCGAAAACCTGCAAACGATGGAAGTATCGAAAACCGTAAGCCAGCTCAGAATTTCACCCAGGGAAATTGCGAAATTACCAGCCATCGCTGAAGTAGATATTTTTCGTTCATTGCAGCTTTTGCCTGGCATTAGCGCCGTCAACGATGGCAATGCCGGCTTGTATATTCGTGGCGGCACTCCGGACCAAAATTTGGTTTTGTATGATGGCATGACAATTTACAATGTCGATCACTTTTTTGGTTTCATCAGCGCTTTCAATGCTGAAGCGGTTAAAGATGTTCGCGTTTTCAAAGGTGGGTTTCCGGCAAAATTTGGCGGTAGAACTTCCAGTGTCGTGGAGCTCACCGGCAAATCCGGCAGCTATGATAATTTTCAGGCGGTAGGAAATGCAAGCTTGCTTAGTGGCAGCGGCCTTCTGCAATTTCCAATTGGCGGTAAGGGCGCCTGGCTTATATCATTTCGCCGATCTTACACGGATTTTATCAACAGCGGTATTTATGATAGTATTTATAATGCCGTAAGCGGGAAAAACAACGGCGACGATTCCGAAGAGAATACCCAAACACAACAACCACTCGGACCTGGTGGCGGCCGTCGCGGCGGGCCACGCCAGGCGCCCCAGCAGGAAACATTTGTGCCGGATTTCTACTATTACGATCTCAATAGCAAGCTAACTTATTCTCTTACAAAAAATGATATTTTGTCTTTTAGTCTATACAATGGCCGGGATAACCTGGATGAATCGCAGGATTTGGGCCAACTCAATTTTCGTAGGCCGACAGCAGCAGGAAGTGATTCATCTGCCAGTGCATCCATATCAGATATCACTCAATGGGGGAATACAGGTTTTAGTGGCAAGTGGGCAAAAGTCTGGAGTGATCGACTCTATTCGAATTTCCTGGTTGCCTACTCTAGCTACAAGAGCGAAAGCGCCAGTGGTTTTAGTACTACCAATGCAAATCAAAATACGATTCGACGTGCATTTAGCTCCCGGGAAGAAAATGAAGTCACAGATTTTACTCTCCGTTTAGAAAATGAATACCAGTTGACGTCGGCTCACAAATTCGAGTTTGGTTTCAGCCGTACGAAATCGGATGTCTTCCTGAATTTTACAGTGAATGATACCGTCAATATCCTCGATCGGGATGATGAAGCGGCACAAACCTCATTCTATTTTCAGGATCAATGGAATGTGCTAAAACCATTGGCCATAACAATCGGTGTTCGAAGTACGAATTACGAACCGACAAAAACGACGTACTGGGAGCCCCGCGCTTCATTTAGCCTTAATCTAAATAGAAATATTGCTTTGAAGGGAGCCTGGGGACAGTATCATCAATTCGTCAATCGGATTGTTAACGAGAATGTTTTGGAAGGCAACCGGGATTTTTGGCTGTTGGCCGACGAACAGCTGGACCCGGGATATGCCGAGCATAGAATTCTTGGCATCAGCTATGAAAATCCCGATTACCTGTTCGATGTAGAAGCCTACCATAAAGATTTGGATGGTGTGGCTGAATTTTCCCAGCGATTTCGGCGAGGACCGAATATGGACCCGGAAGACCTGTTTTTTCTCGGAACCGGGATTTCGCAAGGTATCGAATTCCTGGCCCAGAAAAAGAGTGGCCGGCTCAGCGGCTGGTTGAGTTACACCCTGGCAAAAGTCGAATACACTCTCGATGTTTTCAACGATGGCGAACCGTATCCTGCGGACCAGGACAGGAAACATGAATTGAAATTGGTTGGAAATTACGGCATGGGTAAATGGAACCTGGCGGCGACCTGGGTCTATGCTTCGGGCGCTCCGTTTACCTCTCCTGAAGCACAATATTCCATCGCTTTGATCGATGGAAATACTAGAAGCTACATTAACGTAAGTGATAAAAACGCAAACCGCTTGCCTGAATACCACCGGTTTGATTTGAGCGTCACCAGGAAATTCAGCAGCGAAACAATGAATTTTAACCTGGGGTTATCGATTTTCAACCTTTACAATCGAGGCAATGTTTGGTACCGTGAATATGTTTTAGACACAAGTCCTGTTATTGTTCGGAATGTTACAACACTCGGTTTTACTCCGACGTTGACATTCAGGGTTGCAATGAAATAA
- a CDS encoding MBL fold metallo-hydrolase has translation MDITHFFTFINNSNEETTQVIQISSTLVQIDKTNFLIDTGFVNQHEIVYVLNKMGLSAFDIHYVLNTHVHLDHVGGNQHFPQAEIYMSERDYFFQRDYMNEFHGADQKLISDIIKSFYPQFNEKQIELYGPLSQQMSLQWQDDLVGNTEQIHYIEEDWPFDFIQAIPTPGHSIGHYAFQIDTPEKSFLVTGDALTTKSAFRLNKIDFPYCHNNHLYLESQQKIGEFQGIIIPGHDKPFDAVNGKYLEEYNAKHTELED, from the coding sequence ATGGATATTACCCATTTTTTTACCTTCATTAACAACTCAAATGAAGAAACTACCCAGGTCATTCAAATTTCATCCACGTTGGTCCAAATTGACAAAACAAATTTTCTTATCGATACCGGTTTTGTAAATCAACATGAGATCGTATATGTTTTGAATAAAATGGGATTATCCGCTTTTGATATCCATTATGTTTTGAACACGCATGTGCATTTGGATCATGTCGGTGGTAATCAGCATTTTCCACAGGCTGAGATTTATATGAGTGAACGAGATTATTTTTTTCAACGGGATTATATGAATGAATTTCATGGCGCTGACCAGAAATTGATTTCGGATATCATAAAATCTTTTTATCCACAGTTTAACGAGAAGCAAATTGAGTTGTATGGTCCATTATCACAGCAGATGTCTTTGCAATGGCAAGATGACCTTGTGGGAAATACCGAACAGATCCATTATATTGAGGAGGATTGGCCTTTTGATTTCATTCAAGCTATCCCGACTCCCGGCCATTCGATAGGGCATTATGCATTTCAAATCGATACTCCCGAAAAGTCGTTTCTGGTTACGGGTGATGCCCTCACTACAAAATCTGCCTTCCGCTTGAACAAAATTGATTTTCCGTATTGCCATAACAATCATCTGTATCTGGAGAGCCAACAGAAGATCGGAGAGTTTCAAGGGATCATTATCCCCGGCCATGACAAGCCTTTCGATGCCGTAAATGGAAAATACTTAGAAGAATACAATGCAAAGCATACAGAGTTGGAGGATTAA
- a CDS encoding amidohydrolase family protein: MLKRLLFACITTQLLLVACSSEKPSSTFDIRAFVGASIIDGSGRETIANGVLVVSAGRIEAVGSAETVRIPADAERIDVSGKFIIPGLINTHGHVGGTLGLEGGHYSEENILRQLRLYARYGVTTVNSLGGDGDAGAALRAGQNNPDLDRARLLVAGAVVTGETVAEVKAVIDQNAAMKVDFIKIRVDDNLGSTKKMPPEIYQAVIEYAHQKGLRVASHLFYLDDAKSLLNSGVDFIAHSVRDREVDDEFIRMLKSKGIGYCPTLTREVSTFVYENVPDFFDDPFFLKEADAQVLEQLKASERQNRIRNSEAAQQYKKALEVASVNLKKLADAGVKIAFGTDSGPPARFQGYFEHLELELMAKAGLSPKQIIVSATGDAAGSLGLEDVGTLEPGKWADFIVLTDNPLEDIKNTRSIESVWIAGNRVPERK; the protein is encoded by the coding sequence ATGTTGAAGCGTCTTTTGTTTGCATGTATCACAACCCAGTTGCTTTTAGTCGCCTGTAGTTCAGAAAAGCCCTCGTCTACTTTTGACATAAGGGCATTTGTAGGAGCGAGCATTATTGATGGCAGCGGCCGTGAAACCATCGCAAATGGGGTATTGGTGGTTAGCGCTGGTCGCATCGAAGCTGTTGGGTCTGCCGAGACCGTCCGGATACCGGCTGATGCAGAACGCATCGATGTCAGTGGGAAGTTCATTATTCCCGGGTTAATCAATACCCACGGCCATGTTGGCGGCACCCTAGGACTCGAGGGTGGCCATTATTCCGAGGAAAATATCTTGCGGCAACTCCGCCTGTACGCTCGTTATGGCGTTACCACTGTCAATAGCCTTGGCGGAGATGGTGATGCGGGCGCAGCTTTGCGGGCCGGGCAAAATAATCCCGATTTGGACCGGGCGCGCTTACTGGTTGCCGGCGCTGTAGTTACCGGTGAAACAGTGGCGGAAGTAAAAGCCGTAATCGATCAGAATGCAGCTATGAAGGTAGATTTTATCAAAATTCGTGTAGACGATAATCTCGGCTCCACCAAGAAAATGCCGCCTGAGATTTACCAGGCTGTGATCGAATATGCTCACCAGAAAGGTTTGCGGGTCGCATCTCACTTATTTTATTTGGACGATGCAAAATCACTTCTAAATAGCGGTGTGGATTTTATCGCCCACAGTGTTCGTGACCGGGAAGTGGATGATGAGTTTATCCGGATGCTAAAGTCAAAGGGCATTGGCTACTGTCCGACATTGACCCGTGAAGTGTCTACATTCGTTTATGAAAACGTGCCGGATTTCTTCGACGATCCTTTCTTCTTAAAAGAAGCGGATGCTCAGGTTCTCGAACAGCTTAAAGCTTCGGAACGTCAAAATCGGATAAGAAATAGTGAGGCTGCGCAGCAATACAAGAAAGCGCTGGAAGTGGCTTCTGTCAATTTAAAGAAACTGGCGGATGCCGGAGTAAAGATTGCTTTTGGTACGGATTCTGGACCGCCGGCGCGATTCCAGGGTTATTTCGAGCATCTGGAATTGGAGCTGATGGCTAAAGCCGGACTTTCCCCAAAACAAATCATCGTTTCAGCTACCGGCGATGCCGCCGGCAGTCTTGGATTGGAAGACGTTGGGACGCTTGAACCGGGAAAATGGGCGGATTTTATTGTGCTTACGGATAATCCTCTAGAAGATATTAAAAATACTCGCAGCATAGAATCTGTTTGGATTGCCGGGAATCGCGTGCCGGAGAGAAAGTAG